The Blautia pseudococcoides genome segment GGCGCCCTGTTTGATCAAATCCCCCGCGTACACCGCACTCTCCACCTGCAGCCGCTCACTGTAGCTCACCATGTATTTTTTTCCTGTCTCCCCGATGGCAGTCTTCACCATCTCCAACTGCTCCAGTGTGGTCAGAGGGGCTTTGTCCACAAAATAATCTTTGCCCGCTTTCATGGCACGGACGCCAAGGGGGGCACGCTCTGAGGCAACGCAGGCAGATGCCACCATTTTCACTTCCGGGTCATGAAAAATCTGCTCTTCACTGCCGGCAGCCTGCGCCCCCTCCTCCTTATATGCAGCAAGAAACGCCTCCACCTTTGCAGGGTCCGGGTCATACACCCACTTCAGGGATGCGCCGGCCTCAATAAGGCCGTTGGCCATTCCATAGATATGTCCATGGTCCAGCCCGATCGCCGCGAACACGAAATCCCCTTTCTCCACCACCGGATGGGGTTTTCCTTTTGGCGCATAGTTCATTCCGTCTCTCTTATCCATATTTCCCTCCTACTTGTCATCCACATAATTTCCAACGGTGATATCGGATGCAGTAAAATTTTCTACGCACCCTGTCTTTTCATAAAAATGGACTGCGTTTTTCTGTATCCCTTCCAACGTATAATAATCGTCATCCGATGTGATCGGCAACGCCACGGTGCGTTTCTGGAATCCGGCTTTGTAGATGGCAGTGATAAGCTCCACTGTCTTTCTGCCGTCCTCACCTGTGATCAAAGGCCTGCTTTTGTTTTCCAGGGCATGAAGCACGTTGTCGATCTCACCTGTATGGCCTTCATACTGCAGATCCGGTATGGCATCACAGGCAGCATTTAGCTGCTCCATCAGTTCTTTGTTGTGCCCTTCCACCGGAAACCCGTTTTCCTGTGATGTCTCCGCAGCGGCTGACCAGGGAGCTGCCAGTTTGCCATTCTCGCACTGCAGTGTGATTCCCTGTTCCTCCCCGTGATGCACCACGGAGCTTGTCACCAGAGCCACAGAGCCGTCCCTGTAACGGAGGGCTGCGAAGGACAGATCCTCCACCTCCGAATTATCGTGCATGACATTGGCAAGCATGGATGTGACCTCCACAGGCAGGCCGCCCTGAATCCAGTTGATCATATCAATGTGATGCACTGCATGGTTCAGGGTCGGTCCGCCGCCTTCCTTCTCCCAGGTACCTCTCCACCACAGATCATAGTAACTATGTCCCCTCCACCACAGAGAATTGACATGAGCGCAGCGGATTTTACCAGCCAGATGGCTGTCCGCCATTTTTTTCAGTTTATAGATGCTGTTTCGGAAACGGTTCTGGGCAATACAGCCCATAGTGACACCGTTTCGCTTTTCTGCCTCAAGCATGGCGTCGCACTCTTTGAGGCTGGGAGCCATGGGTTTTTCCACCAGTACATTTTTTCCGGCATCCATACAATGGACGGCGATCCCGGCATGGGCGGACGGCGGTGTGCAGACATGTACCAGGTGGATGTCCAAGCCTGATTTCAGCATCTTTTCATGGCTGTCGAACACCTGCGCATGGTGCAGGCCGTATTTCTCTTTTACAGCCTGGGCCTTCTCCGGGTAGATATCCACCAGGGCCACGATCTTACATCTGTCAGGGAAAGCCAACAGGCCCCCTATATGTTCATTTGAAATATTTCCTGTTCCTACAACTGCTGCGTTTATCATATCCTCTCTCCTTATCTCTTTATATGACCTATCCTTTTAACCCCGATGTCGCCAT includes the following:
- a CDS encoding Gfo/Idh/MocA family protein; amino-acid sequence: MINAAVVGTGNISNEHIGGLLAFPDRCKIVALVDIYPEKAQAVKEKYGLHHAQVFDSHEKMLKSGLDIHLVHVCTPPSAHAGIAVHCMDAGKNVLVEKPMAPSLKECDAMLEAEKRNGVTMGCIAQNRFRNSIYKLKKMADSHLAGKIRCAHVNSLWWRGHSYYDLWWRGTWEKEGGGPTLNHAVHHIDMINWIQGGLPVEVTSMLANVMHDNSEVEDLSFAALRYRDGSVALVTSSVVHHGEEQGITLQCENGKLAAPWSAAAETSQENGFPVEGHNKELMEQLNAACDAIPDLQYEGHTGEIDNVLHALENKSRPLITGEDGRKTVELITAIYKAGFQKRTVALPITSDDDYYTLEGIQKNAVHFYEKTGCVENFTASDITVGNYVDDK